A stretch of the Osmerus mordax isolate fOsmMor3 chromosome 12, fOsmMor3.pri, whole genome shotgun sequence genome encodes the following:
- the LOC136954393 gene encoding ubiquitin-conjugating enzyme E2 D2-like isoform X1 has protein sequence MALKRIHKELVDFGRDPPAQCSAGPVGDDMFHWQATIMGPNDSPYQGGVFFLTIHFPTDYPFKPPKVAFTTRIYHPNINSNGSICLDILRSQWSPALTISKVLLSICSLLCDPNPDDPLVPEIARIYKTDPPKYNRLAREWTDKYAML, from the exons ATGGCTTTAAAACGCATTCACAAG GAGCTGGTGGACTTTGGACGGGATCCCCCTGCACAGTGTTCTGCTGGCCCAGTGGGAGACGACA TGTTTCACTGGCAAGCGACGATCATGGGGCCT aaCGACAGCCCTTACCAAGGAGGTGTGTTTTTCCTGACTATTCATTTCCCTACAGATTACCCTTTCAAACCACCTAAG GTTGCCTTCACTACAAGAATCTATCACCCTAACATCAACAGTAATGGCAGCATCTGCTTGGATATACTAAGGTCACAGTGGTCGCCAGCCCTAACTATTTCTAAAG tacTGTTGTCCATCTGTTCCCTCCTATGTGATCCCAACCCTGACGACCCCCTGGTGCCAGAGATCGCACGCATCTATAAGACAGACCCGCCCAA GTACAATAGACTAGCGAGGGAGTGGACAGACAAGTATGCTATGCTGTAG
- the LOC136954438 gene encoding DELTA-stichotoxin-Hcr4a-like: MSAPPPVEPLSMNVASRSVRIQITNQTNNYTLMNPQVAMMSGVVYARPASTVKPMESEVCSFIKKSIWPTGSVGVMTYELQSDNSSKDEILAIMFSVPFNYMVYSNWFGVEFYDHGRACNEKLFDEMEDERRRMCGSEIYSEGKFLKVKAKMLDQANSVLTVELSTRK; the protein is encoded by the exons ATGTCAGCTCCACCGCCGGTTGAGCCTCTGTCAATGAACGTAGCCAGCAGGAGTGTCAGGATTCAGATCACCAACCAAACCAACAACTACACTCTGATGAACCCACA GGTAGCCATGATGAGTGGGGTTGTCTATGCCCGACCTGCATCCACAGTCAAGCCCATGGAGAGTGAAGTCTGCTCCTTCATTAAAAAAAGCATATGGCCAACAGGCAGTGTTGGTGTTATGACCTATGAATTGCAAAGTGACAACAGCTCCAAAGACGAGATCTTAGCCATCATGTTCTCTGTGCCCTTTAACTACATGGTGTACAGTAACTGGTTTGGTGTGGAGTTCTATGATCATGGCCGTGCCTGTAACGAGAAATTGTTCGATGAGATGGAGGATGAAAGAAGAAGGATGTGTGGCTCAGAAATCTACTCTGAAGGAAAGTTCCTCAAGGTGAAGGCCAAAATGCTTGACCAGGCCAACAGCGTCCTCACAGTGGAGCTATCAACAAGAAAATGA
- the LOC136954393 gene encoding ubiquitin-conjugating enzyme E2 D2-like isoform X2 has translation MALKRIHKELVDFGRDPPAQCSAGPVGDDMFHWQATIMGPNDSPYQGGVFFLTIHFPTDYPFKPPKVAFTTRIYHPNINSNGSICLDILRSQWSPALTISKVLLSICSLLCDPNPDDPLVPEIARIYKTDPPKYEKTAKEWTQKYAM, from the exons ATGGCTTTAAAACGCATTCACAAG GAGCTGGTGGACTTTGGACGGGATCCCCCTGCACAGTGTTCTGCTGGCCCAGTGGGAGACGACA TGTTTCACTGGCAAGCGACGATCATGGGGCCT aaCGACAGCCCTTACCAAGGAGGTGTGTTTTTCCTGACTATTCATTTCCCTACAGATTACCCTTTCAAACCACCTAAG GTTGCCTTCACTACAAGAATCTATCACCCTAACATCAACAGTAATGGCAGCATCTGCTTGGATATACTAAGGTCACAGTGGTCGCCAGCCCTAACTATTTCTAAAG tacTGTTGTCCATCTGTTCCCTCCTATGTGATCCCAACCCTGACGACCCCCTGGTGCCAGAGATCGCACGCATCTATAAGACAGACCCGCCCAA GTATGAGAAAACAGCTAAGGAATGGACTCAGAAGTACGCCATGTGA